The following proteins are co-located in the Aquarana catesbeiana isolate 2022-GZ linkage group LG02, ASM4218655v1, whole genome shotgun sequence genome:
- the LOC141126656 gene encoding uncharacterized protein has product MEHTEGMPYLGSQSIIAFTMQPNLGHEIAHTKVKRYFCTKCGKAFAAMSKLLAHDRVHTGEKPFQCSKCSKAFTSKGYLLAHERVHTGEPPFQCSKCGKVFTTKGNLIGHERVHTGEKPFQCSECDKAFARKTDLVVHQRVHIAEKPFQCSECGKAFATKRKLVKHQMLHAGERPFQCPECGKAFTQKSILASHMIMHTGAKQFQCSECHKAFLRKSELRKHQMVHTKPFQCSECDTPFATKSQLIRHQNAPVGEKPYPCSKCEKSFTQKACLITHQMVHTEGNMHQCSECGEAFEWKSALIEHHETYHQEKPYCCSECDKAFTTKSQFNLHQRVHTGEKPYQCSQCKKSFPWKSHLTIHQRVHTGEKPYQCSECDKAFIRNAELILHQRVHTGEKPYQCSECNKAFRLKPLLLRHKRVHTGVKPFRCLKCDKAFTLKGNLIMHERIHTGEKPYKCSECDRAFVKKAELIVHERDHTGEKPYQCSECDKTFKMKPSLVNHMKGHAGLKPYQCPECDKAFLSRSYLSKHRIIHTGDKPFQCSECNKAFPMRSYLVQHQLIHTRGKPFQCSECNEAFSVRSHLVHHQMIHTGDKPFQCSECGKPFISKANLIRHEKIHTRDKSDIEKPFHCSECDKTFTQKTNLIKHEMTHTGERPYQCSECNKGFIQKGQLIRHLKVHTGKKSCSELDKASGPEGSPSSSTAEGGTLKG; this is encoded by the coding sequence ATGGAACACACAGAAGGAATGCCGTATCTTGGTTCTCAAAGCATCATAGCTTTTACAATGCAACCCAACCTTGGACATGAGATTGCTCACACTAAAGTGAAGAGGTATTTTTGTActaaatgtggcaaagcttttgcaGCAATGTCAAAACTTCTCGCACATGATAGGGTtcatacaggagagaagccatttcaGTGTTCCAAATGTAGCAAAGCTTTCACATCAAAGGGATATCTTCTCGCACATGAGAGGGTTCATACGGGAGAGCCACCATTTCAGTGTTCCAAATGTGGCAAAGTTTTCACAACAAAGGGAAATCTTATTGGACATGAGAGGGTtcatacaggagagaagccatttcaGTGTTccgaatgtgacaaagcttttgcCAGAAAGACAGATCTTGTCGTACACCAGAGGGTTCATATAGCAGAGAAGCCATTTCAGTGTTCcgaatgtggcaaagctttcgcAACAAAGAGAAAACTTGTGAAACACCAGATGCTTCATGCAGGGGAGAGGCCATTTCAGTgtcctgaatgtggcaaagctttcaCTCAAAAGTCAATTCTTGCCAGTCATATGATAATGCACACTGGAGCAAAACAATTTCAGTGTTCAGAATGTCACAAAGCTTTTTTAAGGAAGTCAGAGCTTCGCAAACATCAGATGGTTCACACAAAACCatttcagtgttctgaatgtgacacgCCTTTTGCAACAAAGTCACAGCTTATCAGACACCAAAATGCTCCTGttggagagaagccatatccatGCTCAAAATGTGAAAAATCTTTTACACAAAAGGCATGTCTTATTACACACCAGATGGTTCACACTGAAGGGAACATGCATCAGTGTTCTGAGTGTGGCGAAGCTTTTGAATGGAAGTCAGCTCTTATCGAGCATCATGAGACTTATCATCAAGAAAAGCCTTATTGttgttcagaatgtgacaaagcttttacaacAAAGTCACAGTTTAACTTACACCAGAGGGTCCATACTGGAGAGAAGCCGTATCAGTGTTCTCAGTGTAAAAAATCTTTTCCATGGAAATCACACCTCACCATACACCAAagagttcacactggagagaagccctaTCAATGTTCAGAATGCGATAAAGCTTTTATAAGGAATGCAGAGCTCATCTTGCACCAGAGGgtccacactggagagaagccatatcaatgtTCTGAATGTAACAAAGCTTTTAGGTTAAAACCTTTACTTCTCAGACACAAGAGGGTCCACACTGGGGTGAAGCCATTTCGTTGTTTgaaatgtgacaaagcttttacattGAAGGGAAACCTTATCATGCAtgagaggattcacactggagagaagccatacaagtgttctgaatgtgacagaGCTTTTGTGAAGAAGGCAGAGCTTATCGTACATGAGAGGgaccacactggagagaagccatatcagtgttctgaatgtgataaaACTTTTAAAATGAAGCCCAGCCTTGTCAATCACATGAAGGGTCACGCTGGATTGAAGCCATATCAGTGTCCTGAATGTGACAAAGCATTTTTATCGAGGTCATACCTTTCCAAACACCGGATAATTCACACGGGAGATAAACCATTTCAGTGTTCTGAATGTAACAAAGCATTTCCAATGAGGTCATACCTAGTCCAACACCAGTTAATTCACACACGAGGTAAACCATTTCAGTGTTCTGAATGTAATGAAGCATTTTCAGTGAGGTCACACCTTGTCCATCACCAGATGATTCACACGGGAGATAAACCatttcagtgttctgaatgtggtaaACCTTTTATAAGTAAGGCAAATCTTATCAGACATGAGAAAATTCACACTAGAGACAAATCAGATATAGAGAAGCCTTTTcattgttctgaatgtgacaaaactTTTACACAGAAGACAAATCTTATCAAACATGAGATGACTCACACTGGAGAGAGGCCGTATCAATGTTCTGAATGTAATAAAGGTTTTATACAGAAGGGACAGCTTATCAGACACCTGAAGGTTCACACTGGAAAAAAATCATGTTCTGAATTGGACAAGGCTTCAGGACCAGAGGGTTCACCCTCTTCCTCCACTGCAGAAGGGGGGACATTAAAGGGGTAG